One Spinacia oleracea cultivar Varoflay chromosome 4, BTI_SOV_V1, whole genome shotgun sequence DNA segment encodes these proteins:
- the LOC130471702 gene encoding uncharacterized protein yields the protein MRLPYPKRRDYCPAPYSRPEQVAVVEEDDDTDWKNSPDLPPRINEYSFSVDTVGLINHLSKMGKAVQWPPKSSKPDSKKDPSKWCDFHADIGHTTNECVALRREVAYLLKNGYLKDVMSDKARGVVNKDNSNSPSRPPSPPPHTKNSKRHTRENEIDIPAREVAIKHLTPISFDESEAGDISDKHTDGLVISIPVGNCMIRRVLVDNGRSTNVMMLDALKEMGMNPDTDVVKKSTVLIGFSGEAKTTFRELTFPVYAQRVNQKVKLCVIDCPSSYNIIFGRPWIHDMKAIPSNLSLNHQVPNSVVGLGNQRRSIRIQRVLQSGTEAFSHQQILIISTTVQL from the exons ATGCGGCTACCCTACCCTAAGAGGAGAGATTATTGTCCTGCCCCTTACTCCCGACCTGAACAAGTAGCAGTGGTGGAAGAAGACGACGACACCGATTGGAAGAACAGTCCCGACCTACCTCCCagaattaacgaatattctttttctgttgacactgtaggtctgatAAACCACCTgtcgaagatggggaaagcagtgcaatgGCCGCCAAAGTCCAGCAAGCCAGACTCAAAGAAAGACCCCTCGAAGTGGTGTGATTTTCATGCCGACATTGGTCATACCACCAATGAATGCGTGGCGCTAAGAAGAGAAGTCGCATACCTATTAAAGAACGGATACCTCAAAGACGTCATGTCCGACAAAGCTCGAGGTGTCgtcaacaaagacaactctaaTTCTCCTTCTCGACCTCCTTcacctccccctcatactaaaaACT CAAAAAGGCACACTCGAGAGAACGAGATCGACATACCAGCGAGGGAAGTTGCTATAAAACACCTGACCCCTATATCCTTTGACGAATCTGAAGCTGGTGACATCTCTGACAAACATACTGACGGTCTGGTAATATCTATTCCCGTTGGGAATTGTATGATCAGACGGGTCCTTGTCGACAATGGTAGATCCACCAACGTTATGATGCTCGATGCCCTCAAGGAGATGGGGATGAACCCAGACACCGACGTCGTTAAGAAATCTACGGTTCTTATAGGATTCAGTGGCGAAGCGAAAACTACTTTCAGAGAACTCACATTTCCCGTCTATGCCCAGAGAGTCAACCAAAAGGTAAAATTatgtgttattgattgcccatcatcttacaacattatctttGGTAGGCCATGGAttcacgacatgaaggccatcccatCGAACCTATCACTAAACCATCAAGTTCCCAACTCGGTGGTGGGTttaggaaatcaaaggagatcaATAAGAATCCAAAGAGTGTTACAAAGCGGCACTGAAGCCTTCAGCCACCAACAAATCCTCATTATATCAACTACAGTCCAGCTCTAA